A DNA window from Setaria viridis chromosome 2, Setaria_viridis_v4.0, whole genome shotgun sequence contains the following coding sequences:
- the LOC117846271 gene encoding uncharacterized protein, with the protein MRRRPEPRLVRSLATTASASPAAPVPPPPPLPASKPPRPAAPFVAVLLRRGRAAAALLLNRRLREAPAPEARSLLTALPGVRDTVSYNTVLAALCRRGGDLPAALSLLRDMSMEPDPGARPNAISYTTVMRGLCAARRANEAVSLLRTMQARGVRPDVVTYGTLIRGLCDAAEVDGAVELLDEMYESGVEPNVVVYSCLLRGYCKSGRWQAVGKVFEEMSRRGVEPDVSMFTGLIDCLCKAGKIGKAAKVKDMMVERGLEPSAVTYNVMINSLCKEGSVREAITLKKEMVEKGVAPDVVTYNTLIAGLSGVLEMDEAIGLLEEMIQGDVLVEPDVITFSSVLHGLCKIGRMFQAVKVREMMAERGCMCDLVTYNCLIGGFLRVHKVKMAMKLMNELASSGLEPDSFTYSILINGFSKMWEVDRAETFLCTMRQHGIEPERVHYIPLLAAMCQQGMMERATILFNEMDKNCGLDVFAYSTMIHGACISGDKKMAKQLLKDMLDEGLTPDAVTYSMLINMFAKLGDLEEAETVLKQMTASGFVPDIAVFDSLIKGYSAEGQINKVLKLVHELRDKNVALDSKIIRTIMTSLMASNEDKKILEGLPDLYLNNYCKATPSSCPRSS; encoded by the coding sequence ATGAGAAGGcgcccggagccccgcctcgtcCGGTccctcgccaccaccgcctccgcctcacccgccgcgcccgtcccgcccccgcccccgctcccGGCCTCGAAgcccccccgccccgccgcgccgttcGTCGCCGTGCTCCTGCGCCGgggccgcgcggccgccgcgttgCTCCTCAACCGCCGCCTCCGTGAGGCGCCCGCCCCGGAGGCCCGCTCCCTGCTCACAGCGCTCCCGGGCGTCCGCGACACCGTCTCCTACAACaccgtcctcgccgcgctctgCCGCCGCGGGGGCGACCTCCCCGcggccctctccctcctccgcgaCATGTCGATGGAGCCCGACCCGGGCGCCCGCCCAAACGCCATCTCCTACACCACGGTCATGAGGGGGCTCTGcgcggcacgccgcgcgaacgaGGCCGTCAGCTTGCTCCGGACCATGCAGGCCCGCGGCGTCCGCCCCGACGTCGTCACGTACGGCACGCTCATCCGTGGGCTGTGCGACGCCGCAGAGGTCGACGGGGCCGTCGAGCTGCTGGATGAGATGTACGAGAGTGGTGTTGAGCCGAACGTGGTTGTATACAGTTGTTTGCTGCGTGGGTACTGCAAGTCCGGCCGGTGGCAGGCCGTAGGCAAGGTGTTTGAAGAAATGTCCCGGCGGGGGGTTGAGCCGGATGTCAGCATGTTCACTGGTTTAATCGACTGCCTGTGTAAAGCGGGGAAGATAGGAAAGGCCGCAAAGGTGAAGGACATGATGGTGGAGCGGGGTTTGGAGCCAAGTGCAGTGACATACAATGTTATGATCAATTCCCTGTGCAAGGAAGGATCGGTGAGGGAGGCGATCACTCTAAAGAAGGAGATGGTAGAGAAGGGGGTGGCACCGGATGTTGTGACATACAACACCCTGATTGCAGGTCTTTCTGGCGTGCTCGAGATGGATGAGGCAATAGGGTtgcttgaggagatgatccaaGGAGATGTGTTGGTTGAGCCTGATGTGATTACTTTCAGCTCGGTTTTACATGGACTATGTAAGATCGGTCGGATGTTCCAAGCAGTCAAAGTTCGTGAGATGATGGCTGAGAGGGGGTGTATGTGTGACTTGGTGACCTACAATTGTCTGATTGGTGGATTCCTTAGGGTTCACAAGGTTAAGATGGCTATGAAGCTAATGAATGAGCTTGCTAGTTCTGGATTGGAGCCTGATTCATTCACCTATAGTATTCTGATAAATGGCTTCAGCAAGATGTGGGAAGTTGACCGTGCAGAAACGTTCTTGTGTACAATGAGACAACATGGGATAGAGCCTGAGCGAGTTCACTATATTCCTTTGCTTGCAGCTATGTGTCAACAGGGAATGATGGAGCGGGCTACAATTTTGTTCAATGAAATGGATAAGAACTGCGGGCTTGATGTTTTCGCATATAGCACAATGATCCATGGTGCTTGTATATCAGGGGATAAGAAAATGGCTAAACAACTGCTTAAAGATATGCTTGATGAGGGTCTGACTCCTGATGCTGTGACATATTCTATGCTAATCAACATGTTTGCAAAACTAGGAGACCTAGAAGAAGCTGAGACGGTGCTTAAACAGATGACAGCAAGTGGCTTTGTGCCCGACATTGCTGTGTTTGATTCATTGATCAAAGGTTATAGCGCTGAAGGTCAGATAAACAAGGTTCTGAAATTGGTACATGAATTGAGAGACAAGAATGTAGCTCTCGATTCAAAAATCATTCGTACTATTATGACTTCGCTGATGGCAAGCAACGAAGACAAAAAAATATTGGAGGGGCTGCCTGATTTATATCTGAATAACTATTGCAAGGCAACACCATCATCTTGTCCTAGGAGTTCATGA